The following are encoded together in the Adhaeribacter arboris genome:
- a CDS encoding FecR family protein, protein MKFSDYELKDFIQDESFQHWVNKSFPDDVIQWDAWLENNSDKKALANEAAAIIRGINFKQQQVPRHTIDAGWQKLTQYLSQTEQKQWVVTPVKWYQRQQVWQLAAVWLGFLFVTAAGFYFHQKTKELRYQTGFGETATIVLPDKSTVVLNSNSKLVLKNNWSSLKDREVWLAGEAFFSVVKKTGRGDARFLVHTGTMDVKVLGTKFNVNSRKTRTRVVLNSGKVQLSAGKLAPGKSTIMQPGELAELTADNKEFVKKKVNPLVYSSWIHKKLLFDDTSIQEIAGLLQDNYGFRVKLADPALMNRRLTGEVYVEDVETLLTALSKSFQLEMIQKGNTLIIKGK, encoded by the coding sequence ATGAAATTTTCTGATTACGAACTGAAAGATTTTATACAGGATGAATCCTTTCAGCATTGGGTAAATAAATCTTTTCCGGATGATGTAATACAATGGGATGCCTGGTTAGAAAATAACTCTGATAAGAAGGCATTGGCTAATGAAGCAGCGGCAATTATTCGGGGTATTAATTTTAAGCAACAGCAAGTTCCGCGGCATACCATAGACGCTGGTTGGCAAAAGTTAACGCAGTATCTATCGCAAACGGAGCAGAAGCAGTGGGTGGTAACCCCGGTAAAATGGTACCAACGCCAGCAAGTATGGCAATTAGCGGCGGTTTGGCTGGGTTTTTTATTCGTAACGGCAGCGGGTTTTTATTTTCATCAGAAAACCAAAGAACTGCGCTATCAAACGGGATTCGGCGAAACTGCCACTATTGTATTACCCGATAAATCGACGGTGGTTTTAAACAGTAATTCTAAGTTGGTTTTAAAAAATAATTGGAGCTCCCTTAAAGACCGGGAAGTGTGGCTGGCAGGCGAAGCTTTTTTTAGCGTCGTGAAAAAGACTGGTCGGGGCGATGCCCGTTTTTTAGTGCATACCGGAACTATGGATGTGAAAGTGCTGGGTACCAAGTTTAATGTAAACAGCCGTAAGACCCGCACCCGGGTAGTGCTTAACTCCGGCAAAGTACAGCTCAGCGCGGGTAAACTGGCGCCGGGTAAATCTACTATTATGCAGCCAGGCGAATTGGCCGAGCTAACGGCCGACAATAAAGAGTTTGTAAAAAAGAAAGTTAACCCTTTGGTTTATTCTTCCTGGATACACAAAAAATTATTGTTTGATGATACCTCTATTCAAGAAATTGCTGGCTTGCTGCAAGATAACTATGGGTTCCGAGTAAAGCTTGCCGATCCGGCCCTGATGAACCGGAGATTAACCGGCGAAGTGTACGTGGAGGATGTAGAAACCTTATTAACGGCCTTGTCTAAATCTTTTCAGTTAGAAATGATTCAAAAAGGCAATACCCTGATTATAAAAGGTAAATAA
- a CDS encoding RNA polymerase sigma factor, which translates to MAIHMHLVVNQPKEIFIVDYSSQTDAEIWNDFKKGEELAFSYIYYKFFNDLYYYGIKITNSEEIVQDSIQELFASIWKNKDQLGHVHSIKFYLLKSLRRGIIRHLERDKKQYLRLSIFGSRQPDIAFSEEEITIQEEASSEKKQHISNLLNTLSKRQKEVIYLKYYENLEFDEIAELMVLNYQSVINHVHKAFKKLRKDQDFARLYIAGK; encoded by the coding sequence GTGGCCATTCATATGCATTTGGTAGTTAATCAGCCAAAAGAAATTTTTATTGTAGATTATTCCAGTCAGACGGATGCCGAAATTTGGAACGATTTCAAGAAAGGGGAAGAATTAGCCTTTTCGTATATTTACTACAAGTTTTTTAACGATTTGTACTATTATGGTATTAAAATTACAAATTCCGAGGAGATAGTACAGGATTCTATTCAGGAATTGTTTGCTTCTATCTGGAAAAATAAAGATCAGTTAGGTCACGTCCATTCTATCAAATTTTATTTATTAAAATCGCTCCGCCGAGGTATTATCCGGCACCTGGAACGGGATAAAAAACAATACTTGCGCCTGAGCATTTTTGGCAGTAGGCAACCGGATATAGCGTTTTCGGAAGAAGAAATTACTATTCAGGAAGAAGCCAGTTCCGAAAAAAAACAACATATTTCTAACTTGCTTAATACTTTATCGAAGCGCCAGAAAGAAGTAATCTACCTGAAATACTACGAAAATCTGGAGTTCGACGAAATTGCCGAATTAATGGTTTTGAATTACCAATCGGTAATTAACCATGTTCATAAAGCCTTTAAGAAATTGCGCAAAGATCAGGATTTTGCCCGCTTGTATATAGCCGGCAAGTAA
- a CDS encoding phosphotriesterase family protein: MKEKKVAVPSPVIMSVTGPVSGKLGVTLSHEHVLVDFIGADQVNPNRYNPDEVFVKVMPYLQKLRQQGCETLIECTPAYLGRDALLLQRLSQASGLTILTNTGYYGAGQGKFLPQHAFSETAEQLSARWVKEVEQGIDSTDIRPGFMKISVDAGPLSTVNEKLVKAAALTHLKTGLTIASHTGNGEAALAQLKLLQENGVAEKAFIWVHAQNEKNAQLHQQAAKSGAWVEFDGISPDNIPEYVQFLQNMKSAGLLKQVLISQDAGWYHVGEKQGGEFRGYETVFTAFLPALRAAGFTKAEVKQLLETNPKQAFTPGLRLAASK, encoded by the coding sequence ATGAAGGAGAAAAAAGTTGCCGTTCCTTCGCCTGTAATTATGTCGGTAACCGGACCTGTTTCGGGTAAGCTGGGGGTTACTTTATCTCATGAACACGTACTGGTTGATTTTATCGGTGCCGATCAGGTTAATCCTAACCGGTATAATCCCGACGAGGTTTTTGTAAAAGTAATGCCCTACCTCCAGAAGTTACGGCAACAAGGCTGTGAAACATTAATTGAATGTACCCCGGCTTATTTAGGTCGCGATGCTCTTTTGCTGCAACGCTTAAGTCAGGCCAGCGGACTTACCATTCTCACCAATACGGGTTACTATGGTGCCGGACAAGGTAAATTTTTGCCGCAGCATGCTTTTTCCGAAACCGCCGAGCAACTTTCGGCGCGTTGGGTAAAGGAAGTTGAACAAGGAATTGATAGCACGGATATCCGGCCAGGTTTTATGAAAATCAGCGTAGATGCTGGCCCACTTTCCACGGTAAACGAAAAATTAGTAAAAGCAGCCGCGCTCACGCATTTAAAAACCGGTTTAACTATTGCCTCGCATACCGGTAATGGCGAAGCGGCTTTGGCTCAACTTAAACTTTTGCAAGAGAACGGAGTGGCCGAAAAAGCATTTATCTGGGTACACGCTCAAAACGAGAAAAATGCGCAGCTACACCAACAAGCCGCAAAATCCGGAGCCTGGGTGGAGTTTGATGGCATTAGTCCCGATAATATTCCGGAATACGTGCAATTTCTTCAGAATATGAAGTCAGCTGGCTTATTAAAGCAAGTGCTTATTTCGCAGGATGCGGGTTGGTACCACGTGGGTGAAAAACAAGGAGGCGAGTTTCGTGGCTATGAAACCGTTTTTACTGCTTTTTTACCAGCCTTACGAGCGGCCGGTTTTACAAAGGCCGAAGTAAAACAACTTTTAGAAACTAATCCGAAGCAAGCCTTTACACCAGGTTTAAGACTAGCGGCCAGCAAGTAA
- the sdaAA gene encoding L-serine ammonia-lyase, iron-sulfur-dependent, subunit alpha, translating into MALLFEDFVSWEKHCATTGEALYEPVLAYEIELRGRTEEFIWQNIARAYQVMQEAVKTGLSADMVSRSGMVNNGAKKVAASPVTTLSEEFKTLISRTLGAKEVNSCMGRIVAAPTAGASGILPGILTTLQDLHHLPDRKIHEGLLIAAGIALIIEQNASLAGAVGGCQAETGSAAAMGAGAIVYCLGGPVEQVFAAVAITIQCMLGLICDPVAGLVEVPCIVRNASAAAIAFSSAQIAIAGVNPVIPVDQCVLALGEVGQSMETRYKETALGGLANTPTGRAIEKKVLIQDIEVLPDEETAP; encoded by the coding sequence ATGGCTTTGCTTTTTGAAGATTTTGTTAGTTGGGAAAAGCACTGCGCTACCACGGGCGAAGCCTTGTATGAGCCTGTATTAGCTTACGAAATAGAGTTAAGAGGGCGAACCGAAGAATTTATCTGGCAAAATATTGCCCGCGCTTACCAAGTAATGCAAGAAGCCGTAAAGACCGGCCTTTCGGCGGATATGGTTTCAAGGTCAGGGATGGTAAACAACGGCGCCAAAAAAGTAGCGGCTTCCCCGGTAACTACTTTATCCGAAGAATTTAAAACTTTAATTTCCCGGACCTTAGGGGCCAAAGAAGTAAATTCCTGCATGGGCCGGATAGTGGCAGCTCCCACGGCGGGCGCGTCGGGTATTTTACCGGGGATATTAACTACTTTGCAAGATTTACATCACTTACCCGATCGCAAAATTCACGAAGGTTTATTAATAGCGGCCGGCATTGCCTTAATTATTGAACAAAATGCTTCGTTGGCCGGAGCAGTGGGTGGGTGCCAGGCCGAAACCGGTAGCGCAGCCGCTATGGGAGCCGGAGCTATTGTTTATTGCTTGGGCGGCCCCGTAGAGCAGGTTTTTGCCGCGGTAGCTATTACCATTCAATGTATGCTGGGTTTAATCTGCGATCCGGTGGCGGGTTTAGTAGAAGTACCGTGTATTGTGCGCAATGCCAGTGCGGCGGCTATTGCTTTTTCATCGGCGCAAATTGCTATTGCCGGGGTAAATCCGGTTATTCCCGTGGACCAATGTGTGCTGGCGCTCGGAGAAGTGGGGCAAAGTATGGAAACCCGCTACAAAGAAACGGCTTTAGGCGGTTTAGCCAATACTCCGACTGGCCGCGCCATCGAAAAAAAGGTCCTGATACAAGATATTGAGGTACTACCGGATGAAGAAACGGCTCCGTAG
- a CDS encoding thioredoxin-like domain-containing protein, whose protein sequence is MITGRVNAPEIDTKYGWLNTNGKSYSVNDFRGKIVLLDFWTLGCINCQHILPDLHRLEAEYPAELVVIGVHSAKFDNEKIHNAIRKAILKFGITHPVVNDAGFEVWKHYAVNAWPTIVLIDPAGKVIGQRAGEGIYDVVKPNIDLLIQDFGDKINRTLFSFQPEEQAAGILQFPSKFITDATGAIYLSDSGNHRILKINQEGKILQVIGSGQRGFSNGSFNEATFNEPHGLALQDENLYVADAKNNAIRKVNLTTNEVTTVAGTGELDYYFFAESLDEPVNPNSPWDLVLEGNTLYIASAGNHQILIMDLATQTVRRFAGTGREALADGSLLEAAFNQPSGLALQAGILYVADAEASAIRAIDLNKGTVQTLIGTGLFDFGDVDGDADAALLQHTMGLAVYQNQLYIADTYNGKIKVLNLETNRVQTLVAGLDEPNDVKLIDTILWITDTNHHQLLKVDLTTGEKFLVPVTMEAQAE, encoded by the coding sequence ATGATTACCGGTCGCGTAAATGCTCCTGAAATAGATACCAAATACGGTTGGCTTAACACCAACGGTAAATCTTACTCTGTTAATGATTTCAGAGGGAAAATTGTATTGCTGGACTTTTGGACGTTAGGTTGTATTAATTGCCAGCACATTTTACCCGACTTGCACCGCCTGGAAGCGGAATATCCCGCAGAGTTAGTAGTAATTGGGGTACATTCGGCCAAGTTCGATAACGAAAAAATCCATAATGCTATCCGGAAAGCCATTCTTAAGTTCGGGATTACGCACCCGGTAGTAAACGACGCCGGTTTTGAGGTTTGGAAACATTATGCGGTAAACGCCTGGCCTACCATTGTTTTGATTGACCCGGCCGGTAAAGTAATTGGGCAAAGGGCCGGTGAAGGAATTTACGACGTGGTAAAGCCCAACATCGACTTGTTAATTCAGGATTTTGGCGATAAAATAAACCGTACCCTTTTTTCTTTTCAACCGGAAGAGCAAGCCGCGGGTATATTGCAGTTTCCCTCTAAATTTATTACGGATGCCACTGGTGCTATTTACCTCTCCGATAGCGGCAATCATCGAATTTTAAAAATAAACCAGGAAGGAAAGATACTTCAGGTAATTGGTAGCGGTCAGCGGGGTTTTAGCAATGGTTCTTTTAACGAAGCCACCTTTAACGAACCCCACGGTCTTGCCTTGCAGGATGAGAATTTGTACGTGGCGGATGCCAAAAACAATGCTATCCGGAAAGTAAACCTAACTACCAACGAAGTTACTACCGTTGCGGGAACCGGCGAACTGGATTATTATTTCTTTGCAGAAAGCCTGGATGAGCCGGTAAACCCAAATAGTCCCTGGGATCTGGTCCTGGAGGGTAACACGCTGTATATTGCCAGTGCCGGTAATCACCAGATTCTGATAATGGACCTGGCCACCCAAACGGTGCGGCGATTTGCCGGAACGGGCCGCGAAGCTCTTGCCGATGGCTCTCTTCTGGAAGCTGCCTTTAACCAGCCGAGTGGTTTAGCCTTACAGGCTGGTATTTTGTACGTAGCCGATGCCGAAGCCAGCGCCATCCGGGCCATTGATTTAAATAAAGGAACGGTACAAACTTTAATCGGAACCGGATTATTTGATTTCGGCGATGTAGATGGCGACGCGGATGCCGCTCTGCTGCAACATACCATGGGACTTGCGGTATACCAAAATCAGTTGTACATCGCCGACACCTATAACGGTAAAATAAAAGTACTAAACCTGGAAACAAACCGGGTACAGACTCTTGTCGCTGGTCTGGACGAACCAAACGACGTAAAATTAATAGATACTATCCTGTGGATTACGGATACCAACCATCACCAACTGTTAAAAGTAGATCTTACCACCGGTGAGAAATTTTTGGTGCCCGTAACGATGGAGGCGCAAGCAGAATAG
- a CDS encoding NADH-quinone oxidoreductase subunit A → MNELYLSDFGTILLFLIGGAVFIMIGLLTARFIRPAKPNPEKLASYECGEESMGSSWVQFNPRFYVIALIFIIFDVELAFLFPWAVVFGQRSLIEETNGLWGWFALTEMFIFIGILALGLAYAWVKGHLDWVKQKPVIPRSISKVPLSVYAKINAQQYEIKKEKVESL, encoded by the coding sequence ATGAACGAACTATATTTATCTGATTTCGGCACCATTCTGCTCTTTCTTATTGGAGGAGCGGTGTTTATTATGATTGGTCTGCTTACGGCCCGGTTTATCCGGCCGGCAAAACCAAACCCTGAGAAATTAGCCTCGTACGAATGCGGCGAAGAATCAATGGGAAGTTCGTGGGTACAGTTTAATCCGCGTTTCTACGTGATTGCGTTAATTTTTATCATTTTCGATGTAGAGCTTGCCTTCTTATTTCCGTGGGCGGTGGTATTTGGGCAGCGTTCGTTAATAGAAGAAACCAATGGTTTGTGGGGTTGGTTTGCTCTCACCGAAATGTTTATTTTTATTGGTATTCTGGCTTTAGGTTTAGCATACGCCTGGGTTAAAGGCCACCTGGATTGGGTAAAACAAAAACCCGTTATTCCGCGGAGCATTTCTAAAGTACCGCTATCCGTTTACGCCAAAATCAACGCTCAGCAGTACGAGATAAAGAAAGAAAAAGTAGAATCGTTGTAA
- a CDS encoding NADH-quinone oxidoreductase subunit B, with product MTNIPSREKTGEGSIIIGKLDDFLNYARLSALWPMQFGLACCAIEMMGAWSSAYDIDRMGVIPRASPRQSDVIIIAGTVTFKMADRIRRLYEQMAEPRYVISMGSCSNCGGPYWEHGYHVVKGVDRIIPVDVYVPGCPPRPEALIGGFLQLQEKIRQESLLTAPKAVQRLMGVSP from the coding sequence ATGACCAATATACCGAGCAGAGAGAAAACCGGGGAAGGCAGTATTATAATAGGTAAGTTAGATGATTTTTTAAATTACGCGCGCTTATCGGCCTTGTGGCCCATGCAATTCGGACTAGCCTGCTGCGCTATTGAAATGATGGGAGCCTGGTCGTCGGCGTATGATATTGACCGAATGGGAGTTATTCCGCGGGCTTCTCCCCGTCAGTCGGATGTTATTATTATTGCCGGCACCGTTACTTTTAAAATGGCGGATCGTATCCGGCGGTTATACGAACAAATGGCTGAACCGCGCTACGTTATTTCGATGGGATCTTGCTCTAACTGCGGTGGCCCTTATTGGGAACACGGTTACCACGTAGTGAAAGGCGTTGACCGCATTATTCCGGTAGATGTTTACGTACCTGGTTGCCCACCCCGCCCGGAAGCTTTAATTGGTGGTTTTCTGCAATTGCAGGAAAAAATCCGGCAGGAAAGCTTACTCACCGCGCCCAAAGCCGTGCAAAGATTGATGGGGGTTAGTCCATAG
- a CDS encoding NADH-quinone oxidoreductase subunit C, which yields MSFDEIKNIITGIFGDTVIVRENRQELMPYLVIQTNQIAEVCAELHANEQLYFDVLSCQTGIDNGPDAGTLEVAYNLYSIPYNHHLCLKVTVPRNAENAPLPIISTVSHIWRTADWHEREIFDLVGIQFSNHPDMRRILCAADWEGHPLRKDYKAQEYYHGIRVAFDEHNRNNGFKGENWREN from the coding sequence ATGTCTTTCGACGAAATTAAAAATATTATTACCGGAATTTTTGGCGATACTGTGATTGTACGGGAAAACCGCCAGGAATTAATGCCTTATTTGGTTATTCAAACAAACCAGATAGCCGAAGTTTGCGCCGAATTGCACGCGAATGAACAATTGTATTTCGATGTATTATCTTGCCAGACAGGCATTGATAATGGTCCGGACGCAGGCACTTTAGAGGTAGCGTATAATTTGTATTCTATTCCTTACAACCACCATTTGTGCCTGAAGGTTACTGTGCCGCGTAATGCCGAGAATGCACCTTTACCAATCATTTCTACGGTAAGCCACATCTGGCGCACCGCCGATTGGCACGAACGCGAAATTTTTGACCTAGTAGGAATTCAGTTTTCAAATCACCCGGACATGCGCCGGATTTTATGCGCCGCCGACTGGGAAGGCCATCCGCTCCGGAAAGATTACAAAGCCCAGGAATATTACCACGGCATCCGGGTAGCTTTCGACGAACACAACCGCAACAACGGCTTTAAAGGCGAAAACTGGCGAGAGAATTAA
- a CDS encoding DUF5655 domain-containing protein, which translates to MPIFKEDSGQLKKLKINSLSKEKSLQLLIENNLLEVLDMHLLASEYSTTFGGRIDTLAVDMDGAPVIIEYKLNKNDNVINQALSYLRWLKAQKVEFFEMLVIKKLGKEVSDKLKIDWNNPRVICIAENYSKFDIDTVEVIPMRLELFKYRYYENGIFSLESLNTNSPTSEKSENLKVNSILENISLINEDTNNIKKGLIKAPSSIQNLFEELRSRILQLDENIVEKKTAIYIAYRVSKNFAEVHLGKQQIKLYLRSVNYEDPLNKIEKVPETYQYTMDCRTYIRNTEDLDYVMKLVEQSYNDVI; encoded by the coding sequence ATGCCCATTTTCAAAGAAGATAGCGGACAACTAAAAAAATTGAAGATTAATTCATTGAGTAAGGAGAAAAGCCTTCAATTACTTATTGAAAATAATTTATTGGAAGTTTTGGATATGCATCTTTTAGCTAGTGAATACTCCACTACTTTTGGTGGGCGGATTGATACACTCGCTGTGGATATGGATGGAGCGCCGGTGATTATAGAGTATAAATTAAATAAAAACGATAATGTAATTAATCAGGCATTATCTTATCTGCGGTGGCTGAAAGCTCAAAAAGTTGAATTTTTTGAAATGCTAGTAATCAAAAAATTAGGTAAAGAAGTATCGGATAAATTAAAGATAGATTGGAATAACCCACGGGTAATTTGCATTGCCGAAAATTACAGCAAGTTTGATATTGACACCGTAGAAGTAATTCCGATGCGTTTAGAACTTTTTAAATACCGCTATTACGAGAATGGTATTTTTAGTTTAGAATCTTTAAATACTAATTCACCCACTAGTGAAAAGTCAGAAAACCTTAAAGTAAACAGTATTCTTGAAAATATAAGCCTTATCAACGAGGATACGAACAATATCAAAAAGGGTCTTATAAAAGCGCCATCTTCTATCCAAAACCTTTTCGAAGAACTACGCAGCAGAATATTACAGCTAGATGAAAATATAGTAGAAAAGAAAACAGCAATTTACATTGCTTACAGAGTTTCAAAAAACTTTGCTGAAGTCCATTTGGGTAAACAGCAGATAAAATTATATCTGCGCTCCGTTAACTATGAAGATCCGTTAAATAAAATCGAGAAAGTACCAGAAACTTATCAATATACGATGGATTGCCGAACTTATATTAGAAATACAGAAGATCTTGATTATGTAATGAAATTGGTAGAACAATCTTATAATGATGTTATATAA
- a CDS encoding NADH-quinone oxidoreductase subunit D, which translates to MTSRYTEYLLQAEPNKFDVADLKAGEMLLNMGPQHPATHGVLRLELITDGEIVVDVVPHIGYLHRCFEKHAESLAYNQTLPYVDRMDYLAAMNSEHVWCMGVEKMLGLTGQLPKRVEYIRVLVAELNRIASHLVAIGTYAIDIGAFTPFLWLLRDREHIQRLLEWASGARMLYNYIWIGGLYYDLPIGFEERCREFVEYFLPKLEELDQILINNKIFIDRTAHVGVLPLDVAINYGCSGPMLRSSGLKFDLRRVDGYSVYPELEFDIPVGQGLMGTTGDCWDRNYVRAQEMRESLKIIRQCLERLTTDYKRSPDFDPQAMCPKKIRPKEQEFYFRAETPRGELGYYFRATGKSDIPFRCKGRSPCFSNLSVLPEIAKGCMVADLIAIVGSVDIVLGELDR; encoded by the coding sequence ATGACCAGCCGTTATACCGAATATTTACTGCAAGCCGAACCGAATAAGTTTGACGTGGCCGATTTAAAAGCCGGTGAAATGCTCTTGAACATGGGACCGCAGCACCCGGCTACCCACGGCGTTTTACGGCTCGAACTAATCACCGATGGCGAAATAGTAGTAGATGTAGTACCGCATATTGGCTATTTGCATCGCTGCTTCGAAAAACACGCTGAATCGCTGGCTTATAACCAAACGCTGCCTTACGTAGACCGCATGGATTACCTGGCCGCCATGAACTCGGAACACGTTTGGTGCATGGGCGTGGAAAAAATGCTGGGTCTTACGGGTCAGTTACCGAAGCGGGTAGAATACATTCGGGTGCTGGTAGCCGAGTTAAACCGCATTGCTTCCCATTTAGTAGCTATTGGCACCTACGCCATTGATATTGGCGCGTTTACGCCGTTTTTGTGGTTACTCCGCGATCGCGAACACATTCAACGCTTGCTCGAATGGGCTTCCGGCGCCCGGATGCTGTACAATTACATCTGGATCGGGGGCTTATACTACGATTTACCCATTGGGTTTGAAGAACGCTGCCGGGAGTTTGTGGAGTATTTTTTACCCAAGCTGGAAGAATTAGATCAGATTTTAATTAATAACAAAATTTTTATTGATCGTACGGCGCACGTAGGAGTTTTGCCCTTGGATGTGGCGATTAATTACGGTTGCTCCGGGCCAATGCTGCGCTCTTCAGGTTTAAAGTTCGATTTACGGCGCGTAGATGGGTATTCGGTTTACCCCGAACTGGAATTTGATATTCCGGTAGGGCAAGGCTTAATGGGTACTACCGGCGATTGCTGGGATCGGAATTACGTGCGGGCGCAGGAAATGCGCGAATCGCTTAAAATTATTCGCCAATGCCTGGAACGCCTGACTACCGATTATAAACGTTCGCCCGATTTTGATCCGCAGGCTATGTGCCCGAAAAAAATTAGGCCGAAAGAACAGGAATTCTATTTCCGGGCCGAGACTCCACGCGGCGAGTTAGGTTACTATTTCCGGGCTACCGGTAAATCAGACATTCCTTTCCGGTGCAAAGGCCGTTCGCCTTGTTTTTCTAACTTGTCGGTTCTGCCCGAAATTGCGAAAGGCTGTATGGTAGCGGATTTAATTGCTATTGTAGGTTCGGTGGATATTGTATTGGGAGAGTTAGATCGGTAA